A single genomic interval of Armigeres subalbatus isolate Guangzhou_Male chromosome 1, GZ_Asu_2, whole genome shotgun sequence harbors:
- the LOC134206138 gene encoding uncharacterized protein LOC134206138 — translation MLNRPNPQHSLPGPSTAYGCNCGKARNTRSHHGHTTISSTIRKELASYENPHQPQQPPVTVKPAKRNASTESLDLLNKSAVAKECTCAVYSPNSVDGNRCRKCSFEPDARVQRAQKKHNSSKFKDASTSPKSNSPLRTLEPRSPRSPKSPKSPRAEASTDTKFDFPGSPRTESHYKRLSSLSINNGNKSIATSPMKQVTPKMSPNKLTPVKGDRVLEKSNSLGDNKPQKMLRTTRSLSPRPPVKHQHSIMVSDENDIISVKLSPNEEFEESRETNRHVKNDESVPIQKKAYSETTSPNLSDYGSLKLDDNNVKNPNNRSTSCLVYVPSDPWTRMSSNNSPAPPSKKKLKTKKLESKSFSKPNLDYMEDSNPWVWRSNITLNERKKGSLPHQTKSLSSAHSRDELDSRQSRLCQQRSLTKFDKTLTIPGIDLHFDARKKITRPKLQRSKSPAFYEEFFQIEKEKPLTKDKSVSSLKIEKTASISNINGAKCTCYEATSLSRQHFNHNNNHHQCDHQSLIHKSTTSITSPTSKKQPSPKLSFPQSPKPKQANQKQPPQPELVKASLTVLNPNLLQPRHSFSTPSQKDDELQLNIRRLSEQMNKYSSAGYFSQTAPSFMTDTIPLDKKKVVGGSGGLTSSSGNNISETATSVESKKRASSHSKINDPILETRC, via the exons ATGCTCAATCGGCCAAACCCGCAG CATTCGTTACCGGGGCCTAGTACCGCTTACGGCTGTAATTGCGGTAAGGCAAGAAACACAAGATCTCATCATGGCCACACAACCATCAGTAGTACGATTCGAAAGGAGCTGGCTTCTTACGAAAATCCTCATCAACCACAACAACCCCCGGTCACTGTAAAACCGGCTAAAAGAAATGCCAGTACGGAAAGTTTAGATCTGTTGAATAAAAGCGCTGTGGCTAAAGAGTGCACGTGTGCCGTCTATAGTCCAAACTCTGTGGACGGTAACAGATGCAGGAAGTGTAGTTTTGAACCTGATGCTAGAGTGCAGCGTGCACAGAAGAAGcacaattcatccaaatttaaaGATGCGTCGACTTCACCAAAATCCAACAGTCCGTTGCGCACACTGGAACCGAGAAGCCCACGTAGCCCCAAAAGTCCAAAAAGCCCCAGAGCGGAAGCTTCGACAGACACCAAGTTTGATTTTCCTGGTTCACCTAGAACGGAGAGTCATTATAAACGTTTATCTTCATTGAGTATAAACAATGGAAACAAGAGCATAGCTACTAGCCCAATGAAACAAGTAACACCAAAAATGAGCCCCAATAAGTTGACCCCCGTGAAGGGCGATCGGGTTCTGGAAAAGTCAAATTCACTCGGGGATAACAAGCCGCAGAAGATGCTTCGAACAACCCGAAGCTTATCTCCACGGCCACCTGTCAAACACCAGCACTCCATTATGGTATCGGATGAAAATGATATCATTTCCGTGAAACTTTCACCTAATGAAGAGTTTGAAGAAAGTAGGGAAACAAATAGGCATGTTAAAAATGATGAATCTGTTCCAATTCAGAAGAAAGCTTATAGCGAAACGACTTCGCCAAATTTGTCGGATTACGGTAGTTTGAAGCTGGACGATAATAATGTGAAGAATCCGAACAATCGGAGCACTAGTTGTTTGGTATACGTACCATCGGACCCTTGGACTCGAATGTCCTCCAACAATTCACCAGCTCCACCATCTAAGAAaaaactcaaaacaaaaaaattggaaagtaAATCCTTCAGTAAGCCGAATTTGGACTATATGGAAGACTCGAACCCTTGGGTATGGAGATCCAACATTACGTTAAATGAACGGAAGAAGGGATCGTTACCACATCAGACTAAATCACTGAGCAGCGCCCATAGCCGCGATGAGCTGGATTCCCGGCAGTCGCGCCTATGCCAACAACGATCACTTACCAAATTTGATAAGACTTTGACTATTCCGGGAATAGATCTGCACTTTGATGCCCGCAAGAAAATAACTCGCCCGAAGCTTCAGCGCTCCAAATCCCCAGCATTTTatgaggaattcttccaaatagaAAAGGAGAAACCACTCACCAAGGATAAATCAGTATCTTCGTTGAAGATTGAAAAAACCGCCAGCATTTCCAACATAAATGGTGCCAAATGTACTTGTTATGAGGCGACATCCCTCAGTCGACAGCATTTCAACCACAACAATAACCACCATCAGTGTGATCATCAGTCGTTGATCCATAAATCCACAACGAGCATTACCTCTCCCACCAGTAAAAAACAACCCTCACCGAAACTGAGTTTTCCCCAATCTCCGAAGCCAAAGCAGGCAAACCAGAAGCAACCGCCCCAACCGGAGCTGGTCAAGGCCTCGTTGACCGTCCTAAATCCGAATCTGCTGCAGCCGCGGCACAGTTTTTCCACCCCATCGCAAAAGGACGACGAGCTGCAGCTGAACATCCGGCGCTTGAGCGAACAAATGAACAAGTATAGCTCGGCCGGTTACTTTTCGCAGACGGCGCCCAGCTTCATGACCGACACGATTCCGCTGGACAAGAAGAAAGTGGTCGGTGGCAGCGGAGGATTGACTTCCAGCAGCGGTAATAATATCAGCGAGACTGCAACATCGGTCGAATCGAAGAAACGGGCTTCTTCTCACTCGAAGATCAACGACCCAATTCTGgaaacgcgctgctaa